From Oscillospiraceae bacterium CM, a single genomic window includes:
- a CDS encoding TIGR00730 family Rossman fold protein, giving the protein MNKVICVYSSSSNTISPVYFDAAARLGAEIAREGDLLLFGGGMTGLMGACARAVHQHSGTVIGVIPEALNEPGIVYEACDELVVTAGMRERKAVMDSRSDAFVALPGGFGTIEEIMEIITLKQLRYHSKPIVILNIGGYFTALIAQLRNAVDEQFAKPACLDLFLVTDSVAAALEHIDAYVPASSDERWLTDVEAASPSQVFVKQPPHLDDVDCCKIDIFIPRTHLSPLQEALRQVGAGHFGTYDSCLSYTETTGCWRPLPGSHPYDGTENVVSTAPEYKVEVLCRCDRVDETLRAIKAVHPYETPVINVIPLYKTGL; this is encoded by the coding sequence ATGAACAAGGTCATCTGTGTTTACAGCTCTTCAAGCAATACAATCAGCCCTGTTTACTTTGATGCCGCAGCGCGCCTGGGGGCGGAAATCGCCCGCGAGGGTGATCTGCTGCTGTTCGGCGGCGGGATGACGGGCCTTATGGGCGCGTGCGCCCGCGCGGTCCACCAGCACAGCGGGACCGTGATCGGCGTGATTCCGGAAGCCCTCAACGAGCCCGGCATCGTCTATGAAGCGTGTGACGAGCTTGTCGTCACCGCCGGTATGCGCGAGCGCAAGGCCGTGATGGACAGCCGGTCGGATGCTTTTGTCGCCCTGCCCGGCGGCTTTGGAACGATTGAGGAAATCATGGAAATTATCACGCTCAAGCAGCTGCGCTATCACAGTAAACCGATCGTCATTTTAAATATTGGCGGCTATTTCACGGCACTGATTGCACAGCTGCGTAATGCTGTTGACGAACAGTTTGCAAAGCCCGCCTGTCTTGATCTGTTTCTTGTCACCGACAGCGTTGCAGCGGCGCTGGAACATATCGACGCATATGTCCCGGCATCGTCTGACGAGCGGTGGCTGACCGATGTGGAGGCTGCAAGCCCCTCTCAGGTCTTTGTCAAGCAGCCGCCTCACCTTGACGATGTTGACTGCTGCAAGATTGATATCTTTATCCCGAGGACGCATCTGTCCCCGCTTCAAGAGGCGCTTCGACAGGTCGGTGCCGGTCATTTCGGCACGTACGACAGCTGCCTGTCCTATACGGAGACAACGGGCTGCTGGCGCCCGCTGCCCGGCAGTCACCCCTACGACGGGACCGAGAACGTCGTCAGCACAGCGCCGGAATACAAGGTTGAAGTGCTCTGCCGCTGTGACCGTGTCGATGAAACGCTCCGGGCAATCAAGGCCGTTCACCCGTATGAAACGCCCGTTATCAATGTAATTCCGCTCTATAAGACGGGTCTGTGA
- a CDS encoding CHAP domain-containing protein, whose amino-acid sequence MANQSGSNRRRNGRMGKKDIKKPENFFEKLMTGKPPSSDAKTENDRIADEGVWEWLKADHEERSRPLRSKWPETEQELSEASPKRQALTRNPLAAVETMGYNGKEVPGLINLVSHAQSSLDLMERALAKTSGSEMKLTAGSAGDDVKRLQKMLNKLGVTDVNGRALEEDGVFGRHTLEAVNTYKDAAIPGGNTGTNRGIVGPSTFGRLTFDSTFNFKPPALRNSGISNVSGGGGSWGDDSGDGFFDRLLKAQSSTTQSPNAGSGGGFTSSVTANKYGIDTNALVEKALSQVGVSEKLVVDEDGKPILDSYGKIQGTNENIYGDWYGQNGVYWCAQFIDWCVYNSGISPDLIPNKRSISDKGINCASTGAYKNWYAEQGRYQDVTKDRTPPHEGDIVIFGEHTHIGIVLSYDEKTGIVYTIEGNSGQQVKINKYNLKTTTYITGFCLNGSTSYGRVPSTSSDGTSSSIR is encoded by the coding sequence ATGGCCAATCAAAGCGGTTCAAACAGACGGCGCAATGGGCGCATGGGGAAAAAAGATATCAAGAAGCCGGAGAATTTTTTTGAAAAGCTGATGACAGGAAAGCCGCCGTCATCTGATGCAAAAACAGAAAACGACCGCATCGCCGACGAAGGCGTTTGGGAATGGCTCAAAGCCGACCATGAAGAAAGGTCTCGTCCATTACGCAGCAAATGGCCTGAGACGGAACAAGAGCTTTCGGAGGCCTCGCCGAAACGGCAGGCACTTACACGTAATCCGCTTGCAGCTGTCGAAACGATGGGTTATAATGGGAAAGAAGTGCCGGGCCTTATTAATCTTGTGTCTCACGCCCAATCGTCGCTAGATTTAATGGAGAGGGCGCTGGCTAAAACATCGGGCAGCGAAATGAAGCTCACGGCGGGTTCAGCGGGTGACGATGTAAAAAGGCTGCAAAAGATGCTCAATAAGCTCGGTGTGACGGACGTGAACGGGCGCGCGCTGGAGGAAGACGGCGTCTTCGGGCGGCATACGCTGGAAGCCGTCAACACCTATAAGGATGCCGCGATACCCGGTGGCAATACGGGGACAAACAGGGGCATCGTCGGCCCATCGACGTTTGGCAGGCTGACATTCGATTCGACATTTAACTTTAAACCGCCTGCTTTGAGAAATTCGGGAATAAGCAACGTATCTGGCGGCGGAGGCTCTTGGGGTGATGATTCTGGCGATGGTTTTTTTGATAGGTTATTGAAAGCACAATCATCAACGACGCAGAGTCCAAATGCGGGAAGTGGCGGTGGCTTTACATCATCAGTAACGGCAAACAAATACGGAATTGATACCAATGCTTTAGTTGAAAAAGCATTAAGTCAAGTTGGTGTTTCCGAGAAATTAGTTGTCGATGAAGACGGTAAACCGATATTGGATTCTTATGGAAAAATACAGGGAACAAATGAAAATATCTATGGTGATTGGTACGGCCAAAATGGCGTCTATTGGTGTGCTCAATTTATTGATTGGTGTGTATATAACAGCGGAATATCTCCGGATTTAATTCCAAATAAACGATCAATAAGCGATAAGGGTATAAATTGTGCAAGTACTGGCGCATATAAGAATTGGTATGCGGAACAGGGCCGATATCAAGATGTCACGAAGGATAGGACACCACCTCATGAGGGTGATATAGTGATTTTTGGTGAGCATACACATATTGGCATAGTCTTATCTTATGATGAAAAGACTGGAATAGTATATACGATTGAAGGCAATTCAGGGCAGCAAGTGAAAATAAACAAGTACAATTTGAAAACAACCACTTATATTACAGGATTTTGTTTAAACGGTAGTACTTCTTATGGTAGAGTACCATCTACGAGTAGTGACGGTACTAGCAGCAGTATAAGATAA
- the asnB gene encoding asparagine synthase (glutamine-hydrolyzing), with product MCGIAGLLPGRPTDLKKTLAEMIDTIRYRGPDETGFYCDGDIGLGHARLAVMDPLNGHQPAASEDGTVVVVFNGEIFNFRVLRDALLRKGHVLQGEGDTAVLPHLYEEYGEDMFALLDGQFAIAIWDKTQKKLFLARDRFGEKPLFYCRKGSAFCFASEAKALFQSGVVRAKVSPAALGHIFTFWTTIGSESVFEDIFQVMPGSYLVYSQNDVAVKKYWQLSFPASMRPESEKELVDELEVKLTAAVQSRMISDVPVSFYLSGGLDSSLITGIAARSAERLNTFSVVFDDERYDESIYQRLLAESLGTHHTEILYSPKQLPQMLGDVVYHTESPLLRAGAFPMLALSALVRRHGIKVVLSGEGADELFGGYDIFREAKIRAFCARVPGSAMRPMLYRRVNQFVPAVTALSPARLSYYYGGDSNGPFGSHLPRWKMGSYSRQFFSKDFQEAMDLPTAMADLAALLPPDYQSWSPVKRAQTLEMMTLFSNYLLSSQGDRMTMGHGVECRCPFLDNALWAFAASLPDHLKIRGLKEKYIVGKLAQKYVPESIIRRKKFPYRAPVHIPELLKDEIVRYYLSPDLLSHYGIFNAQAVERFLTALNSQATERDTMLFMGVLTTQALCERFSGALSI from the coding sequence ATGTGTGGGATCGCGGGCCTTTTGCCCGGCAGGCCGACGGACTTAAAAAAGACGCTCGCCGAAATGATTGACACGATTCGATACCGGGGGCCGGATGAGACCGGCTTTTATTGTGACGGTGATATCGGGCTCGGGCATGCGCGGCTGGCTGTGATGGACCCCTTAAACGGGCATCAGCCGGCGGCCAGCGAGGACGGTACCGTCGTCGTTGTCTTTAACGGCGAGATTTTTAACTTCAGGGTGCTCCGCGATGCGCTGCTCCGAAAAGGGCATGTTCTGCAGGGAGAGGGCGACACGGCCGTACTGCCGCATCTTTATGAGGAATACGGCGAAGACATGTTTGCCCTGCTGGACGGCCAGTTTGCTATTGCGATCTGGGATAAGACACAAAAGAAGCTTTTTTTAGCCCGTGACCGCTTCGGGGAGAAGCCTCTTTTTTATTGCCGGAAGGGCAGCGCCTTCTGCTTTGCATCCGAGGCCAAAGCGCTCTTTCAAAGCGGTGTTGTCAGGGCAAAAGTATCACCAGCGGCGCTCGGGCACATTTTTACCTTCTGGACGACCATCGGCAGCGAATCCGTTTTTGAGGATATTTTTCAGGTCATGCCGGGCTCATACCTCGTTTATAGCCAAAACGACGTGGCAGTAAAGAAGTATTGGCAGCTATCCTTCCCGGCTTCAATGCGCCCGGAAAGCGAAAAGGAGCTCGTCGATGAACTGGAAGTGAAGCTCACTGCCGCCGTTCAAAGCCGGATGATCTCGGATGTCCCCGTCTCGTTTTATTTAAGCGGCGGGCTGGATTCAAGCCTCATTACCGGTATTGCCGCCCGGAGCGCCGAGCGGCTCAACACGTTTTCCGTAGTCTTTGACGACGAGCGCTATGACGAATCCATCTATCAGCGCCTGCTGGCGGAAAGCCTCGGAACACATCACACCGAGATTTTATATTCGCCGAAACAACTGCCGCAAATGCTCGGCGATGTTGTGTATCATACGGAGAGCCCGCTCTTACGGGCGGGGGCTTTTCCGATGCTGGCGCTGTCGGCGCTTGTCCGTCGTCATGGGATCAAGGTTGTCTTATCCGGTGAGGGGGCTGATGAGCTATTCGGCGGATACGACATTTTCAGGGAAGCAAAAATTCGTGCGTTCTGTGCCCGCGTGCCCGGCTCGGCAATGCGGCCGATGCTGTACAGACGTGTTAATCAGTTTGTACCGGCAGTTACCGCGCTGTCACCGGCACGTCTGTCGTATTATTACGGCGGAGACAGCAACGGGCCGTTTGGGTCCCACCTGCCTCGCTGGAAAATGGGATCATATAGCCGACAATTCTTTTCAAAGGATTTTCAGGAGGCCATGGATCTGCCGACAGCGATGGCCGACCTCGCCGCGCTGCTGCCGCCGGATTATCAGAGCTGGTCGCCAGTCAAACGGGCACAGACACTTGAAATGATGACGCTCTTTTCAAATTATCTGCTTTCTTCACAAGGAGATCGAATGACAATGGGTCATGGGGTTGAGTGCCGGTGCCCGTTTTTGGACAATGCACTTTGGGCGTTTGCCGCGTCGCTGCCGGATCATCTGAAAATCAGGGGCTTGAAGGAAAAATACATCGTTGGGAAGCTCGCGCAGAAATACGTGCCGGAATCAATCATCCGGCGCAAGAAGTTTCCGTACAGAGCACCCGTCCATATCCCCGAGCTGTTAAAGGATGAGATTGTCCGCTATTACTTAAGCCCCGACCTGCTGAGCCACTATGGTATTTTCAATGCCCAGGCCGTTGAGAGATTCCTGACCGCGCTCAATTCACAGGCGACCGAGCGGGACACCATGCTTTTTATGGGTGTTTTAACGACGCAGGCGCTTTGCGAGCGCTTTTCCGGCGCGCTATCAATTTGA
- a CDS encoding IS30 family transposase, with protein MDNNDSITVSAERKKGQHLSLEDRGAVKALLKQGLGVRGIARNIGCSPSTISYELRRGTPTRKSNRGQAPGYSPKLGEAIYKANRRACVKPLKAGSCKTFIDWVVKQIREHKWSLDSCCGYAKRQRLYSEDQMVCTRTLYNMVWAGLLPITPTELPEALKRSTRKARGRENKKHYGTSISARPEIASLRIEGGHWEGDTVVGKRAGKEAVVLSLLEKKTEHYIAIRIPGKTSDAVMSAMKSLRAEYGERFSQIFKTITVDNGSEFADFAEVEAWGSQIYFAHPYSSWERPQNERHNGLFRTFVPKGTSIEQYTDEDILSAADELNGRPRKKLGYHTPEELFEAFLDSEYAA; from the coding sequence ATGGATAACAATGATTCTATCACAGTCAGCGCAGAACGCAAGAAAGGGCAACACTTGAGCTTGGAAGATCGTGGTGCTGTCAAAGCCCTCTTGAAGCAGGGACTTGGCGTACGCGGCATCGCCCGAAACATTGGCTGTTCACCGTCCACCATCTCATACGAGTTAAGGCGAGGTACACCGACACGGAAGAGCAACAGGGGCCAAGCACCTGGCTATTCTCCGAAACTCGGCGAGGCCATCTACAAGGCTAATCGAAGGGCTTGTGTCAAGCCCCTCAAAGCAGGCTCCTGCAAGACTTTCATTGACTGGGTAGTCAAGCAGATCCGGGAACACAAGTGGTCGCTGGATTCCTGCTGCGGATATGCGAAGCGACAGCGTTTGTACAGTGAAGATCAGATGGTTTGTACCCGCACTCTGTACAACATGGTCTGGGCAGGCTTGCTTCCCATCACGCCGACCGAACTGCCGGAAGCCTTAAAACGCAGCACCCGAAAGGCCAGGGGCAGGGAAAACAAAAAGCACTACGGCACAAGCATTTCCGCCCGTCCTGAGATCGCTTCCCTTCGTATAGAAGGCGGCCACTGGGAGGGCGACACCGTGGTTGGAAAACGAGCTGGGAAAGAGGCAGTTGTACTCTCTCTGCTGGAGAAGAAGACCGAGCACTACATCGCCATTCGTATTCCCGGAAAGACCAGTGATGCGGTGATGTCTGCCATGAAAAGCCTACGCGCTGAGTACGGGGAACGTTTTTCACAGATTTTTAAGACGATTACCGTAGACAACGGCAGCGAGTTCGCCGACTTTGCAGAAGTCGAGGCTTGGGGTTCCCAGATCTACTTTGCCCACCCATACAGCTCTTGGGAACGTCCTCAGAACGAAAGGCATAATGGACTGTTCCGGACCTTCGTTCCAAAGGGAACATCTATTGAGCAGTATACAGACGAGGACATCCTGTCCGCTGCTGATGAGTTAAATGGGCGACCCCGGAAGAAGCTCGGATACCACACGCCAGAGGAACTATTTGAAGCCTTTCTTGATTCCGAATACGCAGCCTGA